The window GCGGATGACCGCCCAAGTGCCCGATCCAATCATTCTGATCGTCGATCGCAATAAAGATGACATTGGGTTTGGCGTACGCTGTCGGGTGAGCGGCTTGCACGCAGATTGCCATCACAGCGAGCCAAACATAGCGCAATCTAACCACTGCCATCTCCTTCTTCCGAATCGACCGGCCTGAATTCGCAGGGTATTCTAATGCCCGACACCTCAGAAATCTTGGGAGGCGATTATGCCTGCAGACCTGCAGCGTCGTGCATTCCTTCAACAGTCGATTGTTGTGGGCGCCGTGAGCGCAACGCTCACTTCAAAGCTAAGCGGGCAAAACGCCACGAAAGAAGCCGCTTGGAAAGCCGGTGTCGCCAAAGCCGTCATTACGCCTGAGAAAAGTGTCTGGCTCGCAGGCTACGGTACGAAGCGCGCGCCGACGGGAAAGATTCACGATCTGTGGATGAAGGCCCTCGCGCTCGAAGATACAAGCGGTAAGCGCGTTGTGCTCATCACCAGCGATTTTCAAGGCGTGCCGAAGAGTATGAGCGATCGGGTGTTCGAGCAGTTGAAGAAGGACTTCAGCCTCGAACGCACGCAGGTCATGTTCACCTTCTCTCACAACCACTGCGGTCCGCGATTGGGCGATGACCTGATTGATTACTATCCGATCGAAGCCGAACAAGTCGAACTAGTCGAGGAATACACGACGGCAATGGTGCAGAAGACGGTTGCACTCGTCGGCGACGCGCTGAAGAAACTAACGCCGGCGAGTCTGCAAATCGGCGAAGGAAAAGCAACGTTCGCGGTCAATCGCCGCAATAACAAGGAAGCCGAAGTCGCCGCGCTGCTTGCTAAAGGGTTGCCGCTTGTGGGACCAGTCGATCACAGCGTGCCGGTGATGACCGTGACCCGCATGAACGGTGAGATTGCCGCAATCTTGTTTGGTTATGCCTGCCATCCAACCACACTCAACTTTTTGCAATGGTGCGGCGACTACCCGGGCTTCGCTCAGCTCGAAATCGAAGCCAAGCATCCCAGCACGCAAGCCATGTTCGTCAACACCTGCGGCGGCGATCAAAATCCATTGCCGCGGCGGAGTGTGGAACTCTGCCAGAAGTACGGCCATGAACTGGCGATCGGAGTAGAAGAAGCAATCAGCAAGCCGCTCACGCCGGTCGCGTCTGGATTGAAGACTGCATTCGAGATGCTCGAATTGCCGTATCTGAAAACAGTAACGCGCGACGACCTGCATCCACTTCTGCAGGATGCAAGTGCTGTGCGAGCCCGCTGGGCTGCGCGGATGCTGCAAAAGCTCGATGCCGGCGAGAAGTTTACGGCGTCTTATCCTTACCCGCTCCACGCCTGGCAGTTTGGCAAAGAATGGTTGATCGTCGGGCAAGGCGCCGAGACGGTTGTCGACTATGCGCTGCGATTTAAAAAAGAGTTCGGCGCGGGAACGTGGGTCTGCGGCTATGCCGACGACATGATTTCGTACATCCCTTCGCGTCGCGTCTGGGAGGAAGGGGGCTACGAAGGAGGCGCCAATCTTTTTGAGTATGGTCGTCCTGCGTTTCGTTGGGCAGGCGATGTCGAAGATCGCATCGTGGCTGCGGTGCGAAAGCTCGTGAAGGAAGTTCGCGGCTGAGTTTCGAACGCGTCAGCCATCCGCATACCAAATGCGCACCACCTGATGCCATTGGCTGGGCGAATCGCCGCTCGTGCCGAGCGAAGTATCGCTCGAACCTTCTTCGAAGCGGCTCCAGATGTTGGGGAGCAACAACGTCTCGATGTTGAGGACGTGGATGCCGTTTTCCTTGACCCAGTCGTTGGCAGCATCGACGGCGACTTGCAGGGCTTCGTACGTGGCGACCTTGAGGAAGCCTCCGGGCGTAAGCATCTGCGGCGTAAAATCCTGATAGCGAATGACCATGCCGCTATTGTAACCGGAGCGGCGGCGAGGTGAGATCGAAACCGGCCGCCCGACGACGAGCTTGCACCACCCCCGGCCGGCGAACCTCAACCGTCTCGCCAGGCCGCAGTTCGAGACCCGCGATCACAACTCGCTCGCGATCGACGCGGACTTCATACGGTTGACCGGTGAGGGGGCAGCTTGGCGGCGTGCCGAGGGGCAATTCGCAAACGGTGGTGAGCACGATCAGCCAGGCTTCGCAGCGCGTGCGGTCCTCGGCCAGGCGGCGATGAACTTCGCCGACCTTCGTCAGCAGCAGCGAACCGGCGACGAGTGGATACTCTCCCGATTCGGACCGCGATTGCAGTTCGAGTCGCAGCTGTTCGACCAGGTTCTGCCGTTGAAAGTAAGGTACTCGAGCGGCAGCAATTTGCTGTTCAATCGCCCTCAAGTAAAAGAGCTCATCTGATTCGATGTTTTTCAAAACAGCCGTGGCCGTGGTCGCCGCGATTCCCTTTTTTTGCAACTCAGCCAGCTGCGCGCCGGTCAGCAAAGCATTGAATTGGCCGGCGCGCGCGAGTTCATACGAAAGTAGACCATGCGCTCGCTCGGCAATCCAAACGCGCTCGTCGCTGGGCCAGTCGGTGAGGTTGTTCCTGATGAGTTGTTGCAGCCGTTGCAAAGTCTCGGGTGTCGCAAGCGGATGGTTCGCGATGGCGTGAATTGCTTGCAGTCCATCGGCCCGCAGATCGACCGCGGCCAGGCGCGCGTTGAGATCTTGCTCGCGAGCAAGTTGCCGGCTCAGGTGCAGAATCTTTTCCACCGGAGCAAGGGCAGCATCGGGCTGTTGCTCGGCAAGCATGTCAGCCGTGGCAAACGCTTCAATCCGGCAACCGGTCTGAATGGCATCGAGCCACTCGTCATCGGCGACGAGCGCGTCGGACATTTCTAATTGCGGTCGCGGACTCGTTTCACGCATGGCGCGATCGAAGCGTTGCCGCGCAGCTGCTTGCTGCTGGAGAAGTTCGCGGGCCTTTTGCAGCGCGCCCGGTTCGAGCGATAGAGAAACGGCGGGCCAGAGGGAATTCACTTCACGTTGAATTGCCGGTCGCGAGAACGACGGATAGGCCGTGACGAACGGTGCGTAGTGATTGCCGTCAGTCGCGTTGTCGATTTGCTGCGGCGTTTGCCGGGCGGCTTCGATCTTTTGGAGTTCGGCTACGAGTTGCGGATGACTCGAACTACGCAATCCAGGGAGCGACACCAGCCGGCGAGCTTCTTGCGATAGGGCATCACCGGGCGCAGGCGTGCGCGAACAACCGCTCATTGCGGCGATAACGCAACAGGCAATGCTCAGGAGATTGATGCGCCAGCGTTCCATCGCGGCCCGGATTCAGGAGATTATCGGCGAGTGCTAGCGGAGTATCCCTAGCATTTGACGACTATTACCAAAGTCGGGCGGCCCGCTCAATGTCAGCAGAGAGCTTACTTTGTATCGTTCGTCGACTTGATCACGGCCTTCGTCAGCAGCAGGTAGTTTGCGCCGCGGAATTCCGTCAGCGTGCCGCTGATGGTCCATTCTTGGCGAGCCCGGCTTTCGGTGAGAACCTGCGCGACCCGCTCGAGGGCCAGGTTTTCGAGCAGACGGTACGATTCACGACCGCCACCCGGAAAGAACGTCACGCGATCGCCGGCGATTTCGAACCGTCCGGCAATATCACTTAGGCGCGAACCTTCGCGCTGCCGGTCGCCATTGCCGCGCTCATCGGTGCGGCGGTGAGCCACGGGGCGAGCGATCGGCGCAGGAGCAGGTTCTCCGGCGATGACGGTGGCGGTGATGAACAGAACGGCAGGCAGGAAACGCATCAAATTCATGGCAGGAATTTTTAGCTGGCTGGATGTGTCACGAAGAGCCGCGCACGAAGCGAGCGGAGGTGCTCTTTTCACAGATGCCGAAATCTAGCTCGCGGCCGATTGTGCTGCCGGAAATAAGCCGGCGATGTTGCCTTTTTGCCACATGTGGCGAGCGGGAAACACGGCTCGTGCGGAAAATTCCGCGACAAATTGTCCGCCACCGAGCGCAAACCCCGCTGCCACGTGGGTTTGAAGTGAAACCCGATCCCTGGCCCGGTTTCCGGTCCGCAGGTTGCGATTGCTTCGGGCATGAATCAGCGCATCGTCTTATTTCTCGCCCTCGCCAGCCTTGGCAGCCTGCGTGCGCTGCCTGCTCAAACGCCGATGGCGATTAAGATCGAGCACACTAGCGGCCGTCGGTGGGAAGGGCTGATCGATGCGCGCTCGACGCCAGAGCAACTGATGCTGCGCTTTGAGCGCGGCACGGCGGTTCTCCTGCGGCCGATTCCTTGGAGCGAGATTCGTACTGCGGAAGTCGACGGCAAAGCTGTGACGGTTACGGAACTCGCCAAGAGTTATGAATCGCTTGCGACCAGCGCCACGCCCTTCGCGGAACGAACGAAAATCACGCCTGAAGTGCCAGCTAACGAACAACCGTTGCCACCACCGCCCAACAAAGTTGCTGCGATTGCCTGCGATGCGTTGCTCGCCAACTGGGACGCCGATGTCGAAACCGACGGCTTGGCGATCAATCTTCAACCGCTCGATGCCTGGCAAGAAATCACCGCGGCGGCTGGCACGCTGGAAGTCGAACTTTACACACTGCAGGCCCGCACCTTTCATCACGCACCGAACAGCCGAGGCCGTTCGGTCGAGCCGATCGCTCGCTGGTCGCAAGCTGTGAACTGGAACGATTACCGATCGCGCGGCGCGTACATTCAACTGCCGTTTCAAGCCGCCCATCCGGAATTCGATGGCAGCCTCGGCTTCTATGGACTTGTGCATATCAAATTCAGCGTCCCCGGCAGCGGCGTGTTTGAGCAGACCATCGATGGCGTGCGAATTCGCCCCTGGTCGCCGATCCGCGATTCTTTGCAGCTGAACACGGGGTATCGCTTCTTGCCCCACGAAGGAACAGGCCGCGGCAAGGCATCTTGGTCGGCTGACAATCAGTAGGCCCGTTGTTAGAGAGCTACGGCTCCGACAGTCTGTCGCAAGCACTTCGAGGGGGCGACGCCACGGAATCGGTCGTCCTGCGGCGACTTTTTGGCGTATGTTTTCGATGGCCCTGCATCCGCCTCGCTGCAACTCGCTTGCCATTTGAAACAGATTGGCCTGCAAGTCCGAGTTGAAAGATTCAGGCCCCTGTGCCTAGAATGAGCCTCGCAATCGAAGACCTCGCAGGGACTGCGAGTTACGTCCAATCAACTGGATGCAACTGCGCGCCTGGAGAGTCCGTATGATTTTTGTGATTCCGTCTGTCGCGGCGGCTTTTCAATCTCTGCTGGTATTGAGAAGGCCATTTCTTTTGCAGCCCGATGGGAATCGGCTGCCAGTGTCCTGAGCGAATCCCACTTTTCGCTCACTCGGCCCGATGCACCAAACTATCCAAAGGAATGCCCCATGGTTGCTGCTCTCGAAAACACCGAATCGATCGATCTGCCGGTTCTGCTCAACGCCATGAGTGCTCTGAAACGCGGCGACTTTTCGGTTCGCTTGCCGCATAACTGGACCGGCGCGGCGGGGAAAGTCGCCGATGCGTTCAACGAAGTGATCGAGCTCAACGAGCGGATGGCTCGCGAGCTCGAACGGATGGGCCGCGTCGTTGGTAAGGAAGGAAAGCTGACGCAGCGGGCCTCGCTCGGCGATGTGCGCGGCAGCTGGGCCGATTCAATCGACTCGGTGAACGAGCTGATCAACGACCTCGTGCGGCCGACGCGCGAAACAGCCCGCGTTATCGGCGCCGTGGCCCAGGGTGACTTGTCGCAGCTGATGACGCTCGAGCTCGACGATAGGCCGCTGCAGGGTGAATTCCTCGGCACGGCGAAGACCATTAATAAGATGGTGGATCAGCTCAGCTCATTTGCCTCGGAAGTGACCCGCGTGGCACGCGAAGTGGGTACGGAAGGCGAACTCGGCGGCCAGGCCCAGGTGAAGAATGTGGCCGGTACGTGGAAGGACCTCACCGACTCCGTCAACTCGATGGCCCGCAACTTGACCGGGCAGGTGCGGAACATCGCCGAAGTGACCACGGCTGTGGCCAACGGCGACTTGTCGAAGAAGATTACGGTCGACGTGAAGGGCGAATTCCTCGAACTGAAGAACACCATCAATACGATGGTGGATCAGCTGCGGTCGTTTGCCTCGGAAGTGACGCGCGTGGCTCGCGAAGTGGGTACCGAAGGTCAGCTCGGCGGACAGGCAAAGGTGGAAGGCGTGTCGGGCACATGGAAGGATCTCACCGACTCGGTGAATTCCATGGCGAGTAATCTCACGGGCCAAGTGCGAAACATCGCGAACGTGACGACGGCGGTGGCGAAGGGCGACTTGTCGAAGAAGATCACCGTCGACGTGAAAGGCGAGTTCGGCGAGCTTTCGAACACCATTAATACGATGGTGGATCAGCTTAGCTCGTTTGCTTCCGAAGTGACCCGCGTGGCCCGCGAAGTGGGCACCGAAGGTCAGCTCGGCGGTCAGGCGAAAGTGGAAGGTGTGTCGGGAACGTGGAAGGATCTCACCGACTCGGTGAACTCGATGGCGGGTAACTTGACCGGCCAGGTGCGTAACATCGCCGCCGTGACGACTGCCGTGGCCAACGGCGACTTGTCGAAAAAGATTACAGTCGATGTGAAAGGTGAAATTCTCGAGCTGAAGAACACCATTAATACGATGGTGGATCAGCTCAGCTCGTTTGCGGCGGAAGTAACCCGCGTGGCCCGCGAAGTGGGTACGGAAGGAAAGCTCGGCGGCCAAGCTAAGGTGGAAGGTGTTTCCGGAACTTGGAAGGATCTCACCGACTCGGTGAATTCGATGGCAGGTAACTTGACTGGTCAGGTGCGTAACATCGCCGCGGTGACGACTGCCGTGGCCAACGGCGACTTGTCGAAGAAGATCACGGTCGATGTGAAGGGAGAAATTCTAGAACTGAAGAACACGATCAATACGATGGTGGATCAGCTCAGCTCGTTTGCTTCGGAAGTGACTCGTGTAGCCCGCGAAGTGGGTTCGGAAGGAAAGCTCGGCGGCCAGGCTCAGGTGCGCGGTGTCGCCGGTACTTGGAAGGATCTCACTGACTCCGTGAACGGCATGGCCGGTAACTTGACGGCCCAGGTGCGTAACATCGCCGAAGTGACGACCGCCGTGGCGAATGGCGACTTGTCGAAGAAAATCACAGTCGACGTGAAAGGCGAATTCGCGGAGCTGAAGAGCACGATCAATACGATGGTGGATCAGCTCCGGTCGTTCGCTTCGGAAGTGACCCGCGTGGCCCGCGAAGTGGGTACCGAAGGAAAGCTCGGCGGTCAGGCCCAAGTGGAAGGTGTGTCGGGTACCTGGAAGGATCTCACCGACTCGGTGAATTCCATGGCCGGCAACTTGACCGGCCAGGTGCGTAACATCGCCGCGGTGACGACTGCCGTGGCGAACGGCGACTTGTCGAAGAAGATCACCGTCGATGTGAAGGGCGAAATTCTCGAGCTGAAGAACAC is drawn from Anatilimnocola floriformis and contains these coding sequences:
- a CDS encoding neutral/alkaline non-lysosomal ceramidase N-terminal domain-containing protein encodes the protein MPADLQRRAFLQQSIVVGAVSATLTSKLSGQNATKEAAWKAGVAKAVITPEKSVWLAGYGTKRAPTGKIHDLWMKALALEDTSGKRVVLITSDFQGVPKSMSDRVFEQLKKDFSLERTQVMFTFSHNHCGPRLGDDLIDYYPIEAEQVELVEEYTTAMVQKTVALVGDALKKLTPASLQIGEGKATFAVNRRNNKEAEVAALLAKGLPLVGPVDHSVPVMTVTRMNGEIAAILFGYACHPTTLNFLQWCGDYPGFAQLEIEAKHPSTQAMFVNTCGGDQNPLPRRSVELCQKYGHELAIGVEEAISKPLTPVASGLKTAFEMLELPYLKTVTRDDLHPLLQDASAVRARWAARMLQKLDAGEKFTASYPYPLHAWQFGKEWLIVGQGAETVVDYALRFKKEFGAGTWVCGYADDMISYIPSRRVWEEGGYEGGANLFEYGRPAFRWAGDVEDRIVAAVRKLVKEVRG